One genomic region from Sphingobacterium multivorum encodes:
- the tatC gene encoding twin-arginine translocase subunit TatC — translation MSTPNSKDLIQAIKDKGKNIEAEMSFFDHLEVLRWHLVRSAIAICIFAGIAFTFYDFVFNDIIMGPKNLNFWTYRMMCKAADAFNLADFCVKKIPFNIINTELAGQFMLQINSCLLMALMMGFPYLLFEIWLFVKPALTDVERRSARGFVFYSSLLFILGALFGYYIVVPLSINFLANVSLSDEIVNQITIDNYLSTIATLTLGCGIVFLLPILVFILSKIGIMTPEFMRASRRYATVIILVIAAVITPSADIITMLTVAAPMFLLYEISIMVSADVKRKKLAQEK, via the coding sequence ATGAGTACACCTAATTCGAAAGATCTAATACAAGCTATTAAAGATAAAGGGAAGAATATAGAAGCAGAAATGTCTTTTTTCGACCACCTTGAGGTCTTAAGATGGCATTTGGTCCGTTCAGCAATTGCGATATGTATCTTTGCGGGTATTGCCTTTACATTCTATGATTTCGTATTCAACGATATCATCATGGGGCCAAAGAATTTAAATTTTTGGACCTATCGCATGATGTGTAAGGCAGCAGACGCTTTCAATTTAGCAGATTTCTGTGTCAAGAAAATTCCTTTTAATATCATCAATACCGAATTGGCGGGTCAATTTATGCTTCAGATAAACTCCTGTTTATTGATGGCTTTGATGATGGGATTTCCCTACCTCCTTTTTGAAATCTGGTTATTTGTAAAACCGGCGCTGACCGATGTGGAAAGACGGTCTGCACGTGGTTTTGTTTTTTACTCTTCTTTATTGTTTATTTTAGGAGCACTCTTCGGATATTACATCGTTGTACCCTTATCCATCAACTTTTTAGCCAATGTATCCCTAAGTGATGAAATCGTCAACCAGATTACTATTGATAACTACCTTTCTACGATAGCAACGTTGACATTGGGCTGTGGAATTGTTTTCCTACTCCCGATACTGGTATTTATTCTCTCAAAAATAGGCATTATGACACCTGAATTTATGCGGGCAAGCCGTCGTTATGCAACTGTAATTATTTTAGTGATAGCAGCTGTCATTACACCTTCTGCAGATATCATCACTATGTTGACAGTTGCAGCACCAATGTTCTTATTGTATGAGATAAGTATCATGGTTTCGGCCGATGTCAAAAGAAAAAAATTAGCACAAGAAAAATAA
- the accB gene encoding acetyl-CoA carboxylase biotin carboxyl carrier protein, with protein MGMDIKQIQDLIKFVSKSGVNEVSIEEQDFKITIKTNQEPTYVTATVPAVAPIAAPQVAQAAAPAPVASPAAPAASAEANLITIKSPMIGTFYRSAGPGKPSFVNVGDDINTGSVLCIIEAMKLFNEIESEVSGKIVKILVEDAQPVEFDQPLFLVEPK; from the coding sequence ATGGGTATGGATATCAAACAAATTCAGGACTTGATTAAATTCGTTTCAAAATCAGGTGTGAATGAAGTCTCAATTGAAGAGCAAGATTTTAAAATTACAATAAAAACAAATCAAGAGCCTACGTACGTAACAGCTACTGTTCCTGCTGTTGCTCCAATTGCTGCTCCTCAAGTTGCACAAGCAGCGGCACCAGCTCCAGTAGCTAGCCCTGCAGCACCAGCCGCAAGCGCTGAAGCAAACTTGATCACAATCAAATCACCAATGATCGGTACATTTTACCGTTCGGCTGGACCTGGTAAACCATCTTTCGTCAATGTTGGTGATGATATCAATACCGGTTCTGTACTATGCATCATTGAAGCAATGAAATTATTCAACGAAATTGAATCTGAAGTTTCAGGTAAAATCGTTAAGATTTTGGTAGAAGACGCTCAACCTGTTGAGTTCGACCAACCATTATTCTTAGTTGAGCCTAAGTAA
- the accC gene encoding acetyl-CoA carboxylase biotin carboxylase subunit: MFKKILIANRGEIALRIIRTCREMGIKSVAVYSTADRDSLHVRFADEAVCIGPPPSRDSYLNIPNIISAAELTNADAIHPGYGFLSENARFSAICAEYGIKFIGATAEQIEKMGDKSRAKDTMKKAGVPTVPGSDGLISNVKEGITLANEIGYPVIIKATAGGGGRGMRIIWKDEEFEPAWDSARVESAAAFGNDGIYLEKYVEEPRHIEFQIVGDQFGTVCHLSERDCSIQRRHQKLIEESPSPFMTPELRAEMGEAAVKGAKAVNYEGAGTIEFLVDKHRNFYFMEMNTRIQVEHPVTEEVINFDLIKEQIKVAAGIPISGKNYEPGMHAIECRINAEDPFNNFRPSPGKITNFHSPGGHGVRVDTHVYSGYSIPPNYDSMIAKLITVAQTREEAICTMERALSEFVIEGIKTTIPLHLRLMRDPNFRAGNFTTKFMETFDLTEYPAED, from the coding sequence ATGTTCAAAAAAATATTAATTGCAAATAGAGGCGAGATTGCCCTGCGCATTATCCGTACCTGTCGTGAAATGGGTATCAAGAGTGTCGCAGTATATTCCACTGCCGATCGCGATAGTTTACACGTAAGATTTGCGGATGAAGCAGTTTGTATTGGTCCTCCGCCCAGTAGAGACTCTTACTTAAACATTCCGAATATTATTTCTGCAGCTGAATTGACAAATGCCGATGCGATTCACCCAGGATATGGTTTCTTATCGGAAAATGCTCGTTTCTCAGCTATCTGTGCAGAGTATGGTATCAAATTTATTGGTGCAACTGCAGAGCAGATCGAGAAAATGGGGGATAAATCCCGTGCAAAAGATACCATGAAAAAAGCTGGTGTTCCTACTGTTCCAGGATCGGATGGTTTGATCTCAAACGTGAAAGAAGGTATTACCTTGGCCAATGAAATAGGCTACCCAGTTATCATCAAAGCAACTGCTGGTGGTGGTGGTCGCGGTATGCGCATCATTTGGAAAGATGAAGAGTTCGAACCAGCTTGGGATTCGGCACGTGTTGAGTCCGCGGCAGCTTTTGGTAACGATGGAATCTACCTGGAAAAATATGTAGAAGAACCGCGTCACATCGAATTTCAGATTGTGGGTGACCAATTCGGTACAGTATGTCACCTCTCTGAACGTGACTGTTCGATCCAACGTCGTCACCAAAAATTAATCGAAGAGTCGCCATCCCCATTTATGACTCCTGAATTGAGAGCTGAAATGGGAGAGGCTGCTGTCAAAGGTGCTAAAGCTGTAAACTATGAAGGTGCTGGTACAATCGAATTTTTGGTTGACAAACACCGCAACTTCTACTTTATGGAAATGAATACCCGTATCCAAGTAGAACACCCGGTAACGGAAGAAGTCATCAACTTTGATCTGATCAAAGAACAAATTAAGGTGGCTGCGGGAATACCAATCTCTGGAAAAAACTATGAACCGGGAATGCATGCGATCGAATGCCGTATCAATGCGGAGGATCCTTTCAACAATTTCCGTCCTTCACCAGGTAAAATCACCAATTTTCACTCACCAGGTGGGCATGGTGTACGTGTAGATACACACGTTTACTCTGGTTATTCAATTCCGCCAAACTATGATTCTATGATTGCTAAATTGATCACTGTTGCACAAACACGTGAGGAAGCAATTTGTACTATGGAGCGTGCGTTGAGCGAATTCGTTATTGAGGGGATAAAAACAACCATTCCTTTGCATTTGAGATTGATGCGCGATCCTAATTTTAGAGCGGGCAACTTCACGACAAAGTTTATGGAAACTTTCGACCTAACGGAATATCCTGCAGAAGATTAA
- a CDS encoding energy transducer TonB has translation MIYLLIVNISLIISFVLYKLIFRKLTFFQWNRIYLIGMVVFSLLAPVGIFIELPKTEMISNHIPQVDLGTYMDVEIGSPIEKKPLFLLDILSKIYWIGVGIAFFFLAIRIRQLVRVLRSSPEYLSFSFFNRIVIGKSIKNKKNIEWHEQVHTAQGHSYDLLLIELLKIFNWFNPVVYFFQKEIRFQHEYIVDEICSTDKVAYAEMLVAHALRTDQLAFSHEFSNHSFLKQRITMLFKDKSVQRQRLLYAIVLPMLLVVAGSTLVFNTSRAKAMVADVEESVNGLTVTDEQTLPSQSEELKNGQVNEDSKVYKDPEIMAIPVGGMKKYVMGLASRIHVSDEAIKNNVIGVIVITAIVEKNGELSHIKAKNDLGYGLASAVENAVKASGKWKPAIVNGKVVRSLLSLPVTVGGKTTYYWEETDTLGRKVRISSHSFPGAESGEETEKQLREVKSIRTEDESDRWNLSLDFQDDLVAFNKVEVQPTPIGGMQSFMIWVGNNFVFPEAAIKHSVNGIIEVVFIVEKDGSLSHFDVKKDLGYGTKEATLELLKGAKKWKPGIMNGKPVRVAYTLPIRLNLEK, from the coding sequence ATGATTTACTTATTGATTGTCAATATTTCATTGATTATCAGTTTTGTGCTCTACAAACTGATTTTTAGAAAACTTACTTTTTTTCAATGGAACCGGATCTATCTGATTGGAATGGTTGTATTTTCCTTATTAGCTCCTGTGGGTATTTTTATTGAATTACCCAAGACGGAAATGATTTCCAATCATATTCCACAGGTCGACTTAGGAACATATATGGATGTCGAAATCGGGAGCCCGATCGAAAAAAAACCTCTTTTTCTATTGGATATTCTTTCCAAGATCTATTGGATAGGAGTGGGAATCGCCTTTTTTTTCCTGGCGATACGGATCAGGCAACTTGTTCGGGTATTGCGTTCTTCTCCTGAGTACCTGAGTTTTTCTTTTTTTAATAGAATAGTGATTGGGAAATCGATTAAAAACAAGAAAAATATTGAATGGCACGAGCAGGTCCATACTGCGCAGGGGCATTCCTACGATTTGCTGTTGATTGAGCTACTTAAAATTTTCAATTGGTTTAATCCTGTTGTGTATTTCTTTCAGAAGGAAATCAGGTTTCAACACGAGTATATTGTAGATGAAATTTGTTCGACCGATAAAGTGGCTTATGCAGAAATGTTGGTTGCTCATGCATTGCGTACAGATCAATTGGCTTTTTCACATGAGTTTTCGAATCATTCTTTTTTAAAACAGCGCATCACGATGTTATTTAAAGATAAATCTGTACAAAGACAACGCTTGTTATATGCGATTGTGCTGCCCATGCTATTGGTGGTAGCGGGGTCTACTTTAGTCTTTAATACGAGTAGGGCCAAGGCTATGGTAGCTGATGTAGAAGAAAGCGTCAATGGGTTAACTGTGACTGATGAGCAGACATTGCCGAGCCAGTCTGAGGAGCTGAAAAATGGACAGGTAAATGAAGACAGTAAGGTCTACAAAGATCCTGAGATCATGGCCATTCCAGTTGGAGGAATGAAAAAGTATGTCATGGGATTGGCCAGTAGAATCCACGTGAGTGATGAAGCAATCAAAAATAATGTGATCGGGGTAATTGTCATCACAGCCATCGTGGAAAAAAATGGTGAGTTGAGCCATATAAAGGCTAAAAATGATTTAGGTTATGGCCTGGCATCCGCTGTGGAAAATGCTGTAAAAGCAAGTGGGAAATGGAAACCCGCAATTGTCAATGGGAAAGTTGTTCGATCGTTGCTTTCCTTACCCGTTACCGTTGGCGGAAAAACGACGTATTATTGGGAGGAAACTGACACATTGGGCAGAAAGGTCCGGATATCATCGCATTCATTCCCGGGCGCTGAATCTGGTGAAGAGACGGAAAAACAACTCAGGGAAGTAAAATCGATAAGGACGGAAGATGAGAGCGACCGCTGGAATCTTTCGTTGGATTTCCAGGATGATTTAGTTGCCTTTAATAAAGTTGAAGTACAACCAACACCTATTGGGGGAATGCAATCTTTTATGATCTGGGTAGGCAATAATTTTGTTTTTCCTGAAGCAGCTATTAAACACAGTGTTAACGGTATAATCGAAGTGGTCTTTATTGTCGAAAAGGATGGTAGTTTATCCCATTTTGATGTGAAAAAAGATCTTGGTTATGGGACCAAAGAGGCTACGTTGGAACTCCTAAAAGGTGCGAAAAAATGGAAACCAGGGATAATGAATGGTAAACCGGTACGTGTGGCTTACACACTGCCGATTCGTTTAAATTTAGAGAAGTAA
- a CDS encoding BlaI/MecI/CopY family transcriptional regulator, protein MEDFKELTKAEEQIMQELWEMGRGFVKEIIDRLPEPKPAYNTVSTIVRILETKGFVRHESFGKSHQYLPKISKEEYKKGITGKLLTNYFDNSPKRMLSYFLEENRLDIKELDDILSIIERNK, encoded by the coding sequence ATGGAGGATTTTAAAGAGTTAACGAAAGCCGAGGAGCAGATTATGCAAGAGCTTTGGGAGATGGGCCGTGGCTTTGTCAAAGAAATTATTGATCGACTTCCGGAGCCGAAACCGGCCTACAACACGGTCTCGACCATCGTTCGTATTCTCGAAACAAAGGGCTTTGTAAGGCATGAATCTTTTGGTAAAAGTCATCAATATTTACCAAAGATTTCAAAAGAAGAATATAAGAAAGGTATTACAGGAAAGTTATTAACGAATTATTTTGATAATTCGCCTAAGCGTATGCTCTCTTATTTTTTGGAAGAGAATAGGCTGGACATCAAAGAACTTGATGACATCTTATCGATCATCGAACGTAATAAATAA
- the rpiB gene encoding ribose 5-phosphate isomerase B encodes MSSVKKIAIGSDHAGFEYKTALVSFLNELGYEVTDFGTNSPDSVDYPDFAHPVASAVENKEADAGVLICGSANGVAITANKHQNIRAAICWLEEISALARQHNDANVVCIPARFIDLDLAKKIVNTFINTEFEGGRHANRVNKIACSC; translated from the coding sequence ATGAGCAGCGTAAAGAAAATTGCGATCGGAAGTGACCACGCAGGTTTTGAATACAAAACCGCTTTGGTAAGTTTTCTAAATGAATTGGGGTATGAGGTAACAGATTTTGGAACAAATTCGCCAGATTCAGTTGATTATCCAGATTTCGCACACCCAGTTGCATCAGCGGTAGAAAACAAAGAAGCTGATGCCGGAGTCTTAATTTGTGGAAGTGCAAATGGTGTTGCTATCACAGCCAACAAACACCAAAATATCCGTGCTGCTATCTGTTGGTTGGAGGAAATTTCGGCTTTAGCCCGTCAGCATAATGATGCGAACGTCGTATGTATACCTGCACGTTTTATCGATCTTGACCTCGCTAAAAAGATCGTCAACACATTTATAAACACGGAATTCGAAGGTGGGCGTCACGCTAACCGCGTAAACAAAATAGCTTGTAGCTGTTAG
- a CDS encoding M28 family peptidase yields MKKIYNLLWIACALMSCANAQDINSKYADEITVESTQKHLRTLASVDFEGRGTGQKGGRLAAEYIANEFKKYGLSAPVNGSYFQPLQLIRNSFKVKQFSINDRPFQHGKDIFVIGNNENKFFESNEIVFIGYGIDDPKYSDISGMDLHNKIVMLINENEPTDEKGNSWITSKKAASDWATTRNKKVKEILKHNPKMILAINSQLSQLLEDAGDRAIEGRYNLAVDQPAPEKSPMIPVVNITDHAANYILNLARTNLATVVAKINRTGQPNSFVISTNFKAEFGTNAAPLADPNILGYLEGTDKKDEIVVIGGHYDHDGMDSKGNIFFGADDNASGTTAVLELARAFSKAKSTGNGPRRSILFITYAAEEKGLLGSKFYTENPIFPLKNTVACINIDMIGRVDDKHLKGNHDYIHAIGSDKLSSELYEINKNENEKHTKLEIDYMYDNPKDPMRLYYRSDHYNFAKKGIPSVFYFSGLHPDYHTPADTYDKIDFPLMVKREKLAFYTAWQIVNRENRLVIDSNKE; encoded by the coding sequence ATGAAAAAAATATACAACCTGCTTTGGATAGCATGCGCTCTGATGAGCTGTGCAAATGCACAGGACATAAACAGTAAATATGCTGATGAAATCACGGTAGAATCTACCCAGAAGCATCTGCGCACTTTAGCTTCTGTCGATTTTGAAGGCCGGGGAACGGGCCAAAAAGGCGGACGTCTGGCAGCAGAATATATTGCCAATGAATTTAAAAAATATGGACTTAGTGCGCCTGTCAATGGATCCTATTTCCAACCCCTGCAACTAATTCGCAACAGCTTTAAAGTAAAACAGTTTAGTATTAACGATAGACCCTTTCAGCATGGTAAGGACATTTTTGTCATTGGCAACAACGAGAATAAATTCTTCGAAAGCAATGAAATCGTGTTTATTGGTTATGGCATAGATGATCCCAAGTATTCGGATATCTCGGGCATGGATCTCCACAATAAGATCGTTATGTTGATCAATGAGAATGAGCCAACTGATGAGAAAGGAAATTCATGGATTACCAGCAAAAAGGCGGCTTCAGACTGGGCAACAACCCGAAATAAAAAGGTCAAAGAGATCCTTAAACACAATCCCAAAATGATATTAGCGATCAATAGTCAGCTGTCCCAACTTTTGGAGGATGCGGGAGACCGCGCTATTGAGGGCCGTTATAATTTGGCGGTGGACCAACCTGCGCCCGAAAAATCGCCGATGATCCCTGTGGTTAATATTACAGACCATGCCGCAAATTATATTCTAAACCTGGCGAGAACCAACCTTGCTACTGTTGTTGCAAAGATTAATCGTACGGGACAACCTAATTCCTTTGTTATTTCAACAAATTTTAAAGCTGAGTTTGGGACCAATGCGGCCCCTTTAGCTGATCCAAATATTCTTGGCTACCTGGAAGGAACAGATAAAAAAGACGAAATCGTTGTGATTGGCGGCCACTACGACCACGATGGAATGGATTCCAAAGGAAATATTTTCTTTGGAGCCGATGATAATGCCTCGGGCACAACAGCCGTCCTTGAGTTGGCACGCGCTTTTTCGAAAGCTAAATCAACAGGAAATGGCCCACGTCGCAGCATTTTGTTCATCACCTATGCTGCAGAAGAAAAAGGTTTACTAGGTTCCAAATTCTATACAGAAAATCCGATATTTCCATTGAAAAACACCGTTGCCTGCATTAATATTGATATGATAGGACGTGTCGACGACAAGCATCTCAAAGGCAATCATGATTATATCCATGCTATCGGTTCAGATAAATTGAGCTCAGAGTTATATGAGATCAATAAAAATGAGAATGAAAAACATACAAAACTGGAGATTGACTATATGTATGACAATCCAAAGGATCCTATGCGTTTGTACTATAGATCCGATCATTATAACTTTGCCAAGAAAGGGATTCCCTCTGTCTTTTATTTTTCGGGCCTGCATCCGGACTACCACACGCCTGCAGATACCTATGACAAGATCGACTTTCCGTTAATGGTAAAACGCGAAAAGCTCGCATTTTACACGGCATGGCAAATAGTCAATAGGGAAAATCGCCTGGTCATCGACAGTAATAAAGAGTAA
- the arfB gene encoding alternative ribosome rescue aminoacyl-tRNA hydrolase ArfB: MNLEGVIGELTFKFSRSSGAGGQHVNKVSSKVLLQWDVALSTAASVEEKAMIFTALANRINKEGILQLECDIDRSQIRNKEIAIDRFKRIVEGALVPEKPRKKTKTPYSSVLKRLDRKKQQSQLKASRKKNFDE, from the coding sequence ATGAATTTAGAAGGAGTAATAGGAGAACTTACGTTTAAGTTTTCCAGATCAAGTGGAGCAGGTGGACAACATGTAAACAAGGTGTCATCGAAAGTATTGTTGCAGTGGGATGTTGCGCTATCCACAGCTGCTTCTGTTGAAGAAAAAGCAATGATTTTCACTGCGTTGGCAAATCGTATCAATAAAGAAGGAATACTGCAATTGGAGTGCGATATCGATCGGTCGCAGATCCGTAATAAAGAAATCGCAATCGATCGCTTTAAGCGTATTGTGGAAGGCGCACTTGTGCCGGAAAAACCCCGTAAAAAAACTAAAACTCCCTATTCGAGTGTGCTAAAAAGACTGGATCGAAAGAAACAACAGTCTCAATTGAAAGCCTCAAGAAAAAAGAATTTCGACGAATAA
- a CDS encoding J domain-containing protein, with product MAFVDYYKVLGIDKTASADDIKKAYRKLARKYHPDVNPNDNEAKQRFQEINEANEVLSDPEKRKKYDQYGEHWQHGEEYEKAQQQYRQSQSNGGNPFGAGGNPFGGGGSHEYTGNFDDGQFSDFFEQMFGSRRGGGRQSTFRGQDFNAELSLTLQEAYTTHQQTFNINGKSIRITIHAGVEDGQKIKLKGYGGEGINGGPKGDLYITINITPDARFKRQGNDLYTTLDVDLYTAILGGEATLDTFGGKVKLTIKAESQNGAKMRLKGKGFPLYRKESEFGDLYVTLNIQMPNNLSAEEKALFQQLKDLKH from the coding sequence ATGGCTTTTGTAGATTACTATAAAGTGCTTGGCATTGATAAAACAGCTTCAGCTGATGACATCAAAAAAGCATATCGAAAACTAGCCCGTAAATACCACCCTGATGTCAACCCCAATGACAATGAGGCCAAACAACGATTTCAGGAGATTAATGAGGCAAATGAAGTATTATCCGATCCCGAAAAGCGCAAAAAATATGACCAATACGGTGAACATTGGCAACATGGAGAGGAGTATGAAAAAGCGCAACAACAATACCGTCAGTCACAATCTAACGGAGGAAATCCATTCGGCGCTGGAGGAAATCCATTTGGTGGTGGCGGTTCCCATGAGTACACTGGAAACTTTGATGATGGGCAATTCTCTGATTTCTTCGAACAGATGTTTGGTAGCAGACGCGGAGGAGGCCGTCAAAGTACATTCCGTGGCCAGGACTTTAATGCGGAGCTCAGCTTAACCTTACAAGAAGCTTACACGACACATCAACAGACCTTCAATATCAATGGAAAAAGTATCCGCATCACGATTCATGCTGGCGTGGAGGATGGTCAAAAGATCAAATTGAAAGGTTATGGCGGAGAGGGTATCAACGGCGGCCCAAAAGGAGATCTCTATATCACTATCAACATCACACCTGATGCCCGTTTTAAACGGCAGGGGAATGACTTATACACGACACTCGACGTCGACCTCTATACAGCTATTTTGGGCGGTGAAGCAACCTTAGATACCTTCGGCGGAAAAGTAAAACTGACGATTAAAGCCGAAAGTCAAAATGGTGCAAAAATGCGCCTTAAAGGAAAAGGTTTCCCTTTGTATCGCAAAGAAAGTGAATTTGGCGACCTGTATGTCACATTGAATATTCAAATGCCCAATAATCTGTCTGCCGAAGAAAAGGCCTTGTTCCAACAGTTGAAGGATTTAAAACACTAA
- a CDS encoding beta-ketoacyl-ACP synthase III, which translates to MSKIHAAITAVNGYVPDYILTNKELETMVDTNDEWIVSRTGIKERRILKGEGLATSDLAVPAVQGLLKKRGIAATDIDLIIFCTSTPDMLFPATANILADKIGATNAWGFDLQAACSGFLFGLNTGTQFITAGTHKKVLVIGADKMSSVINYQDRNTCILFGDGCGCVLLEPNEEGMGIQDAILKTDGSGGQFLNIKGGGSLNPASHATVDAGLHYAYQEGRTVFKFAVTNMADVAHEVMVKNNLKSEDIAWLVPHQANKRIIDATAERVGLPEEKVMVNIQKYGNTTSGTIPLCLWEWESQLKKGDNLILAAFGGGFTWGSIYLKWAY; encoded by the coding sequence ATGTCAAAGATTCACGCCGCAATCACGGCTGTAAATGGTTACGTTCCGGATTATATCCTTACTAACAAAGAATTGGAAACAATGGTCGACACCAACGACGAATGGATTGTTTCCAGAACGGGAATCAAAGAGCGTCGCATCTTAAAAGGTGAAGGGCTTGCTACTTCAGATCTTGCTGTACCTGCAGTGCAAGGTTTATTGAAAAAAAGAGGTATAGCTGCTACAGATATTGACCTTATTATCTTTTGTACAAGCACACCAGATATGCTGTTCCCTGCGACTGCAAATATCCTGGCCGATAAAATCGGAGCTACAAATGCGTGGGGATTTGATCTTCAGGCTGCTTGTTCAGGTTTCTTGTTCGGTCTGAATACAGGAACACAATTTATCACTGCTGGTACACATAAAAAAGTCCTTGTTATCGGTGCCGATAAAATGTCTTCGGTCATCAATTATCAGGACCGTAATACCTGTATCCTATTTGGTGATGGTTGTGGTTGTGTATTGTTGGAACCAAATGAAGAAGGCATGGGTATACAAGATGCTATTTTAAAAACCGACGGTTCCGGAGGACAGTTTTTGAATATCAAAGGTGGGGGTTCACTGAATCCAGCGTCGCACGCAACTGTAGATGCAGGATTACATTATGCTTACCAAGAAGGACGTACAGTGTTTAAATTTGCCGTAACCAATATGGCAGATGTAGCACATGAGGTTATGGTCAAAAATAACTTAAAGTCAGAAGATATTGCTTGGTTGGTACCTCATCAGGCCAACAAACGCATTATTGATGCAACGGCAGAGCGTGTGGGGCTTCCGGAAGAAAAAGTGATGGTGAACATTCAAAAATATGGAAATACCACTAGTGGTACTATCCCTTTATGCTTATGGGAATGGGAATCTCAATTGAAAAAAGGAGACAACCTGATCCTTGCCGCCTTTGGTGGTGGTTTCACTTGGGGATCCATCTATTTAAAATGGGCGTATTAG
- a CDS encoding chaperone modulator CbpM — protein sequence METTLIKVIDFCQSRKVETTFLQTMEEYGLIHIVIQQEEQYIDEEELQKLERFSNLYYDLEVNPAGIQVASHLLEKVEQLQNEISHLKNKLKALDY from the coding sequence ATGGAAACGACACTCATTAAAGTCATCGACTTCTGCCAGTCCAGAAAGGTTGAAACAACATTCCTGCAAACCATGGAGGAATACGGACTCATACATATTGTCATTCAACAAGAAGAACAATATATTGATGAAGAGGAGCTCCAAAAATTGGAACGCTTTTCAAATCTCTACTATGATCTTGAAGTAAATCCTGCCGGAATTCAGGTTGCCAGTCACCTATTGGAGAAAGTTGAACAGCTCCAAAATGAAATTTCACATTTAAAGAATAAATTGAAAGCCCTGGATTATTGA
- a CDS encoding DUF1003 domain-containing protein: MDNFISDISGQQFPLEQRILGASIRQPIFKLIKKEYPGFSKDKYIAASELTQFKETYIAEFLKDESGQLSQLDQQVINSFKENKVISASLDGDNMEPVSVGDRVADKVAEFGGSWTFIISFILFLIVWIAANIFWLNNKGFDPYPFILLNLILSCVAALQAPVIMMSQNRQEDKDRERARNDYMVNLKAELEIRELHEKIDHLIIRKEQELVEVQRDQVEKLSFLLKKMEKIEEAFKNK, from the coding sequence ATGGATAACTTTATAAGTGATATTTCAGGACAGCAATTTCCTTTGGAACAACGTATTTTGGGGGCTTCAATCCGACAACCCATTTTTAAGCTGATAAAAAAGGAATATCCAGGTTTTAGTAAGGACAAGTATATCGCCGCAAGCGAGTTGACACAATTTAAAGAAACTTATATCGCCGAATTTCTGAAAGATGAGTCTGGACAGTTAAGTCAATTGGATCAGCAGGTCATCAACAGTTTTAAGGAAAATAAAGTAATCAGCGCAAGTTTGGATGGAGATAATATGGAGCCAGTCAGCGTAGGAGACCGGGTTGCCGATAAAGTAGCTGAGTTTGGCGGAAGCTGGACCTTTATTATTTCCTTTATCTTATTTTTGATTGTCTGGATTGCGGCCAATATCTTTTGGTTAAATAATAAAGGCTTCGATCCTTATCCCTTTATTTTACTGAACCTCATTTTGTCCTGCGTAGCTGCTTTGCAAGCTCCAGTTATTATGATGAGTCAAAACAGACAGGAAGATAAGGATCGTGAACGTGCAAGAAATGACTATATGGTCAACTTAAAGGCTGAACTCGAAATCAGGGAATTGCATGAGAAAATAGATCATCTCATTATCCGCAAAGAACAAGAACTTGTCGAAGTACAACGGGATCAAGTGGAAAAATTGAGCTTTCTATTAAAAAAGATGGAAAAAATAGAAGAAGCATTTAAAAATAAATGA